From the genome of Paraburkholderia flava, one region includes:
- the ribA gene encoding GTP cyclohydrolase II, whose translation MPTSQDPSIADCSTGECVVLDATATLPTRYGTFKSYVFRVVDGGAEHLALVMGDIENQQSVLTRLHSECVTGDVFGSYRCDCGEQLDLALRYIAAEGCGVLLYLRGHEGRGIGLSNKIRAYALQEQGRDTVEANLDLGLPDDAREYNSAAGILRLLKVTSVRLMSNNPEKFDSLVRHGIPVCERVALAIPMREENERYIRTKQAKFGHYFDENE comes from the coding sequence ATGCCCACGTCTCAAGATCCGTCAATCGCGGACTGCTCCACCGGCGAATGCGTCGTTCTCGATGCCACCGCCACGCTTCCCACGCGCTACGGCACCTTCAAGTCCTACGTGTTTCGCGTCGTCGATGGCGGTGCCGAACATCTCGCGCTCGTGATGGGCGACATCGAGAACCAGCAGTCGGTGTTGACGCGTCTGCATTCCGAATGCGTGACCGGCGACGTGTTCGGTTCGTATCGCTGCGACTGCGGCGAACAGCTCGATCTCGCGCTGCGCTACATCGCGGCCGAGGGCTGCGGCGTGCTGCTGTATCTGCGTGGCCATGAAGGGCGCGGCATTGGTCTGAGCAACAAGATCCGTGCATATGCGCTGCAGGAGCAGGGGCGCGACACCGTCGAGGCGAATCTGGATCTCGGCCTGCCCGACGATGCGCGCGAATACAATTCGGCCGCAGGCATCCTGCGTCTACTGAAGGTCACGTCGGTCCGGCTGATGAGCAACAATCCGGAGAAATTCGATTCGCTCGTGCGGCACGGCATTCCGGTTTGCGAACGGGTCGCGCTCGCGATTCCGATGCGCGAGGAAAACGAGCGCTACATCCGCACCAAGCAGGCCAAGTTCGGCCACTACTTCGACGAAAACGAATAA
- a CDS encoding LysR substrate-binding domain-containing protein → MEHLDDLFLFVQVVDAGGFSAAERSTGIAKSRLSRRVAMLETALGVRLLHRSTHAFGLTPVGEEVAAQAREALAKVEQIRELTSHARDEPSGILHLNASLLLGETILPPLLAEFARTYPRVRVQLSLSNRFVDLTEERIDIVIRASAAPLASEDVVARSIARSRSAVYAHPSLLAAGAPQSLDALADFPCLAQGTLVAPRPWQFVGEAGEPVEVRVVPVIAVDNLLAIHELAMAGAGLAQLPCNLCEAAERDGRLVRVLEHVRSQGVTIHAMYPSRRGMTQAARVLLDFLQARWPTAGTEPLTTAR, encoded by the coding sequence ATGGAACATCTGGATGATCTCTTCCTGTTCGTGCAGGTCGTCGATGCCGGCGGTTTCAGTGCGGCCGAGCGCAGCACGGGTATCGCGAAGTCGCGGCTGTCGCGTCGCGTGGCGATGCTTGAAACGGCGCTTGGCGTGCGGCTTCTGCATCGTTCCACGCATGCCTTTGGCCTGACTCCGGTCGGCGAGGAAGTCGCCGCGCAGGCGCGCGAAGCGCTCGCAAAGGTCGAACAGATTCGCGAACTGACCAGTCACGCACGCGACGAACCGAGCGGTATCCTGCACCTGAACGCTTCGCTACTGCTCGGCGAAACGATACTGCCGCCGTTGCTCGCGGAATTCGCGCGAACCTACCCTCGTGTACGTGTGCAACTGTCGCTGTCGAACCGCTTCGTCGATCTGACCGAAGAGCGTATCGACATCGTGATTCGCGCGTCGGCGGCGCCGCTCGCATCGGAAGATGTCGTTGCGCGATCGATTGCTCGCTCCCGATCTGCGGTCTATGCGCATCCATCGTTGCTCGCCGCTGGAGCACCCCAGTCGCTCGACGCACTCGCCGATTTTCCGTGCCTCGCACAAGGCACGCTGGTTGCGCCGAGGCCATGGCAGTTTGTCGGCGAAGCGGGCGAGCCGGTCGAGGTGCGCGTCGTGCCGGTCATCGCCGTCGATAATCTGCTCGCGATTCATGAACTCGCGATGGCGGGCGCCGGTCTCGCGCAACTGCCGTGCAATCTGTGCGAAGCCGCCGAGCGCGACGGCCGTCTGGTGCGCGTGCTGGAGCATGTGCGCTCGCAAGGGGTGACGATTCATGCGATGTATCCGTCGCGTCGCGGGATGACGCAGGCCGCACGCGTGCTGCTCGATTTTCTGCAGGCACGCTGGCCGACCGCCGGTACCGAACCTCTCACGACAGCCCGATAA